The Trueperaceae bacterium region AGGGACACCACCATGGAATCGACCCTCAAGGACGCCGGCACGGTCCGCGCCACCCTCGAAATCACCGTCGACGCCGACGCCGTCGATGCGGCGTTCGACGCCGTCGTCGACGCCTACGCCCGCCAGGTGCGGGTCCCCGGCTTCCGGCCCGGCAAGGCGCCGCGCGGCGTGATCGAATCGCGCGTCGGTGCCGACGCCGTCGCCGAGGAGGTCCGCGACCGCATCGTCGAGGAGAGCTACCCGAACGCCATTCGCGAGCACGAGCTCGACGCGGTACACGCGCACGCGCACGGCGACGCCCCGACGCGCGGGGAGGCGTTCACGTACGAACTGCACGTCGACCTCTACCCCGAGGTCGTCCTCCCCGACCTGGCGACCCTCACCCTCGACGCCGAAGGCGACGCGGTCGGGGACGCGCAGGTCCAGGAGACCGTCGAGAACCTGCAACGCGAGCACGCCACCCAAGTCCCGGTCGAGCGGCCCGCGGAAGCGACCGACGTCCTCACGATCGAGACGGTCGGCGACGACGGCGAACCGCGCGACGGCAGCGCCATGCCGATCGATCTCGAGACCGTCAACGAGCCCCTGGCGCAGCAACTGATCGGTGCGAGCATCGACGACGTCGTCGAGCTCGAGCTGGAGGCGCCCCACGTGCACGAGGGCGAGGAGGAGGCGCGCGCCGCGACGACGACGGTCCGCGTCGCCGACGT contains the following coding sequences:
- the tig gene encoding trigger factor; its protein translation is MESTLKDAGTVRATLEITVDADAVDAAFDAVVDAYARQVRVPGFRPGKAPRGVIESRVGADAVAEEVRDRIVEESYPNAIREHELDAVHAHAHGDAPTRGEAFTYELHVDLYPEVVLPDLATLTLDAEGDAVGDAQVQETVENLQREHATQVPVERPAEATDVLTIETVGDDGEPRDGSAMPIDLETVNEPLAQQLIGASIDDVVELELEAPHVHEGEEEARAATTTVRVADVKAKERPEPDDTFASTLGFESWDGVLDAIRSSLEAQAKERLDEARREELVEKLMAGTEVELPEYLVNRRKGSLLDGLARDLRQQGMEMDAYLAKLEADGKREEFERELQESAERAVKRDLVLERLLELRPADVDDAEFADAVKHLAAREGKSEAQVREAYGAEGLENYRFLLRRDKALRATVAELAGEATPDAGDGEGGDGADAG